A part of Halictus rubicundus isolate RS-2024b chromosome 4, iyHalRubi1_principal, whole genome shotgun sequence genomic DNA contains:
- the Dbp80 gene encoding putative ATP-dependent RNA helicase Dbp80, whose translation MASTQVDWGKYPDEQDKLSAKVSSLNIEKQPEENVSNNTESKNDDGTEEQISPAEKSFLQKIIRKGLVVTTKDIEVQRKDPSSPLYSVKTFEALHLKPALLKGVYAMGFNAPSKIQETALPTLLADPPQNMIAQSQSGTGKTAAFVLAMLSRVDTTKNYPQVLCLSPTYELAIQTGEVAAKMSAFCNEIKIKYAVRGEEISRGSTITEHIIIGTPGKVLDWAVKFKFFSLSKISVFVLDEADVMIATQGHQDQCIRIHKQLPRKCQMMFFSATYEPEVMKFAEIIVNNPLIIRLLKEEESLDNIEQYYVKCKDLEEKYTAITNIYGVITIGQAIIFCHTRKTANWLAERMTKDGHAVAVLSGELTVEQRISVLDRFREGLEKVLITTNVLARGIDVQQVTIVVNFDLPMDQNWKADCETYLHRIGRTGRFGKSGIAINLVDSPHAMAICKEIEAHFGKKIRYLNAEDADEIEKIGA comes from the exons ATGGCTTCGACTCAAGTCGATTGGGGTAAATATCCGGACGAACAAGACAAATTATCCGCAAAG GTGTCTAGTTTAAACATAGAAAAACAACCTGAGGAAAATGTATCGAACAATACAGAGTCGAAGAATGACGATGGGACGGAGGAGCAGATTTCGCCAGCAGAAAAATCTTTCTTGCAAAAAATTATACGCAAAGGTTTAGTAGTAACAACAAAGGATATAGAAGTTCAAAGAAAAGACCCATCCTCACCTTTATATAGTGTTAAAACTTTTGAAGCTCTTCATCT AAAACCAGCTTTATTAAAAGGAGTATACGCAATGGGATTTAATGCACCATCAAAAATTCAAGAAACCGCTTTACCTACTTTACTCGCGGATCC GCCCCAAAATATGATAGCTCAGTCACAGTCTGGGACTGGCAAGACAGCAGCATTTGTATTGGCAATGCTGAGCAGAGTAGATACAACTAAGAATTATCCTCAAGTGCTTTGTTTATCACCAACATACGAATTAGCTATACAAACAGGAGAAGTAGCAGCAAAAATGTCTGCATTttgtaatgaaataaaaattaaatatgctGTCAGAGGAGAAGAAA taaGTCGTGGATCAACGATTACCGAACACATTATTATAGGAACACCAGGCAAAGTTTTAGACTGGGCTGTCAAATTTAAGTTCTTTAGTTTGAGCAAGATATCGGTATTCGTTTTAGACGAAGCGGATGTAATGATTGCAACGCAAGGCCATCAAGATCAGTGTATTCGTATTCACAA GCAACTTCCACGCAAATGTCAAATGATGTTTTTCTCTGCAACCTATGAACCAGAAGTCATGAAATTTGCGGAAATTATAGTTAATAATCCTTTGATTATACGATTgttaaaagaagaagagagtTTAGATAATATCGAACAATATTATGTAAAGTGCAAAGatttggaagaaaaatatacAGCTATTACTAATATCTATGGCGTGATAACAATAGGCCAAGCAATCATTTTTTGCCAT ACTAGGAAAACGGCAAACTGGTTAGCAGAAAGAATGACAAAAGATGGTCATGCAGTAGCTGTTTTATCTGGTGAATTAACGGTTGAACAAAGAATATCTGTTTTGGATCGATTTAGAGAAGGTCTTGAGAAAGTTCTCATCACGACGAATGTCTTAGCTAGAg GTATCGATGTTCAACAAGTAACAATAGTAGTCAATTTTGACCTACCTATGGACCAAAATTGGAAAGCAGATTGCGAAACATACTTGCACAGAATTGGTCGAACGGGACGATTCGGGAAATCTGGAATTGCTATTAATTTGGTAGATTCGCCACACGCAATGGCAATTTGTAAAGAGATAGAGGCTCACTTTGGGAAAAAAATACGTTATCTTAACGCTGAAGACGCAGACGAAATTGAGAAAATTGGAGCCTAG
- the LOC143353151 gene encoding heat shock protein 60A produces the protein MYRLPTVLRGAALRQLQARSYAKDVRFGSEVRALMLQGVDILADAVAVTMGPKGRNVILEQSWGSPKITKDGVTVAKGVELKDKFQNIGAKLVQDVANNTNEEAGDGTTTATVLARAIAKEGFEKISKGANPVEIRRGVMLAVDKVKDELKALSKPVTTPEEIAQVATISANGDKAIGNLISDAMKKVGKEGVITVKDGKTLHDELEVIEGMKFDRGYISPYFINSSKGAKVEFQDALLLFSEKKISSVQSIIPALELANSQRKPLVIIAEDVDGEALSTLVVNRLKIGLQVAAVKAPGFGDNRKATLQDMAILTGGIVFGDDANLIKLENVQACDLGEVGEVVITKDDTLFLKGKGKKNDIDHRADVIRDQIANTTSEYEKEKLQERLARLASGVAVLRVGGSSEVEVNEKKDRVHDALNATRAAVEEGIVPGGGTALLRCIPVLKNIKSLNSDQETGVKIVANALRMPCLQIAQNAGVDASVVVAKVSESNLGYDALNDEYVDMIEKGIIDPTKVVRTALTDAAGVASLLTTAEAVVTELPKEEPQMPMGGGMGGMGGMGGMGGMGM, from the exons ATGTACAGACTACCGACCGTGTTGCGCGGTGCTGCTTTGCGCCAATTACAAGCTCGTTCTTATGCTAAAGATGTACGCTTTGGATCGGAAGTTAGAGCACTTATGTTGCAAGGTGTGGACATTTTAGCAGATGCTGTTGCGGTAACAATGGGTCCTAAGGGTCGTAACGTTATATTGGAACAAAGCTGGGGTAGTCCGAAGATTACTAAAGACGGTGTTACCGTAGCAAAGGGAGTAGAGTTGAAAGATAAATTTCAGAATATCGGGGCAAAGCTGGTGCAAGATGTAGCAAATAATACCAATGAAGAAGCAGGCGATGGCACAACAACAGCTACGGTTTTAGCAAGGGCTATCGCTAAAGAAGGCTTTGAAAAAATTAGCAAAGGTGCCAATCCTGTCGAAATAAGAAGAG GCGTTATGCTAGCAGTCGACAAGGTTAAAGACGAACTGAAAGCTTTGAGCAAACCAGTTACTACACCAGAAGAAATTGCACAAGTCGCAACTATCTCCGCTAATGGAGACAAAGCTATCGGCAATCTTATTTCCGATGCCATGAAAAAAGTTGGAAAGGAAGGTGTTATTACAGTGAAGGACGGTAAAACGCTGCACGATGAACTCGAAGTTATAGAAGGAATGAAATTTGATAGGGGCTACATATCTCCATACTTTATAAATTCTAGTAAAGGAGCAAAAGTTGAATTTCAAGATGCACTTTTGCTCTTCAGCGAGAAAAAAATATCGTCTGTACAATCTATAATTCCAGCCTTGGAATTAGCAAATTCACAGCGAAAACCATTAGTCATCATCGCAGAAGATGTTGACGGCGAAGCTTTGTCGACTCTCGTGGTAAACAGATTAAAAATTGGTTTGCAAGTGGCTGCTGTTAAAGCCCCTGGTTTTGGAGACAATAGAAAAGCAACGCTTCAGGATATGGCAATTTTGACCGGTGGAATCGTTTTTGGGGACGACGCGAATCTCATCAAGTTAGAAAACGTACAAGCGTGCGATTTAGGCGAAGTAGGAGAGGTAGTAATTACAAAGGACGACACGCTCTTCCTTAAAGGCAAAGGAAAAAAGAATGACATCGACCACAGGGCGGATGTAATTAGAGATCAAATAGCAAATACAACTTCAGAGTACGAAAAGGAAAAGCTGCAAGAGCGTTTGGCAAGATTAGCATCGGGAGTCGCAGTTTTGAGAGTCGGCGGTAGTAGCGAAGTGGAAGTTAACGAGAAGAAGGATCGTGTTCACGATGCTCTTAATGCTACTCGTGCTGCGGTCGAAGAAGGCATCGTTCCAGGAg GTGGAACTGCCCTCCTGAGATGTATCccagttttgaaaaatattaaatcgtTGAACAGTGATCAAGAAACAGGAGTTAAAATTGTAGCCAACGCTTTACGTATGCCGTGTTTACAAATTGCTCAAAATGCAGGTGTTGACGCGAGTGTAGTAGTGGCAAAAGTTAGTGAAAGTAATTTAGGATACGATGCTTTGAACGACGAATACGTCGATATGATCGAGAAAGGAATTATCGACCCGACAAAAGTAGTGCGCACAGCACTGACCGATGCTGCGGGTGTTGCATCGTTGCTCACAACTGCGGAAGCAGTGGTAACAGAATTGCCTAAAGAAGAACCTCAGATGCCAATGGGTGGCGGCATGGGAGGAATGGGCGGTATGGGTGGTATGGGAGGCATGGGCATGTAA
- the LOC143353155 gene encoding 10 kDa heat shock protein, mitochondrial, producing MAAANAIKRLVPLFDRVLIQRAEAVTKTKGGIVLPEKAQAKVLRGTVVAIGPGQRNEKGEHVPLSIKVGDTVLLPEYGGTKVELEDNKEFHLFRESDILAKLEV from the exons ATG GCTGCAGCTAACGCCATTAAGAGACTCGTACCCCTCTTCGATAGAGTTCTGATACAAAGAGCTGAAGCTGTAACCAAAACAAAGGGAGGTATTGTTCTACCAGAGAAAGCTCAGGCAAAAGTTTTACGGGGCACTGTAGTGGCGATAGGACCTGGACAACGAAACGAG AAAGGAGAACACGTTCCTCTGAGCATCAAAGTTGGCGATACTGTTTTATTGCCAGAATATGGCGGAACTAAAGTAGAGCTCGAAGATAATAAAGAATTTCACTTATTTCGTGAGTCGGATATATTGGCCAAGTTGGAAGTTTAG
- the Sas10 gene encoding UTP3 small subunit processome component Sas10 isoform X2, giving the protein MKNKKRTKTFQANKEVDNLEDVDMNVVTDSEEEYSENERKLLEKVRNRRSSESYDSDYEVYGLQNDDEDQGVTENEDEAESMASDIEGLQEDYDLPNEKAWGKKKKAYYSTDYVDPDYATASQKDLADAEMEEEEARNIQKRLAEQLDDADFGLDFIQSTKPNEKEIPDDTEQFIKTDLSKLSKRQKQAIMEKESPEFMALVKDFKDRLTEAKDVLGPFLELAKVNSFPSCLAVSFVKTKYDVLLNYCINISFYLMLKAKRLPVSSHPVIKRLAQYSQLIIQLESGQGNLIEEIKEILKARKQGKPLYNILDGSEVRTDKKKVTNHFKEKLDHIKKSVKAKVTSQQLPKSKYETGKKHFADEEENSEDISVKEMNDLESHTSIEEEEVEDTIEREEEEMEDSNIRDLVIESEGKRGITYQIAKNKGLTPHRKKEQRNPRVKHRNKYRKAKIRRKGAVREVRKEIIRYAGEISGIKASVKKSIKLK; this is encoded by the exons atgaagaataaaaaaag gaCAAAAACATTCCAAGCGAACAAAGAAGTAGATAATTTAGAGGATGTAGATATGAACGTAGTCACAGATTCTGAAGAAGAATATTCAGAAAATGAGCGAAAATTACTTGAGAAAGTACGAAATAGACGTTCTTCCGAAAGCTATGATAGTGATTACGAAGTTTACGGGTTACAAAATGACGACGAAGATCAAGGTGTTACAGAGAACGAAGACGAAGCAGAGTCTATGGCATCAGATATCGAAGGATTACAAGAAGATTATGATTTACCAAATGAAAAAGCTTggggtaaaaagaaaaaagcttATTATTCTACAGATTATGTAGATCCTGACTATGCTACGGCTAGTCAAAAGGATTTAGCTGACGCAGAAATGGAAGAAGAGGAAGCTAGAAACATTCAAAAAAGATTGGCAGAACAATTAGACGATGCTGATTTTGGTTTAGATTTTATACAATCAACGAAACCCAATGAAAAAGAAATCCCGGATGATACAGAACAATTTATAAAAACTGATCTGAGTAAACTTAGTAAAAGACAAAAACAAGCAATAATGGAAAAAGAAAGTCCTGAATTTATGGCGCTTGTAAAGGACTTTAAAG ATCGCCTGACAGAGGCAAAAGATGTATTAGGACCATTTCTGGAATTGGCTAAAGTCAACTCATTTCCCAGTTGTCTGGCTGTATCTTTTGTAAAAACAAAGTATGATGTTTTATTGAATTACTGTATCAATATATCGTTTTATTTAATGCTGAAAGCAAAACGATTACCTGTAAGTTCTCATCCTGTTATAAAACGTTTGGCACAATATAGCCAATTGATTATTCAGTTAGAGTCGGGACAAGGAAATCTAATAGAAGAGatcaaagaaatattaaaagctAGGAAACAAGGGAAaccattatataatatattggaTGGTTCTGAAGTAAGAACTGACAAAAAGAAAGTGACGAATCATTTCAAAGAAAAACTTGATCATataaaaaaatctgtaaaagcAAAAGTTACTAGTCAACAGTTACCAAAATCCAAGTACGAAACGGGAAAAAAACATTTTGCAGATGAAGAAGAGAATTCTGAAGATATATCCGTAAAGGAAATGAACGATTTAGAAAGTCATACAAGTATAGAGGAAGAGGAAgtagaagatactatagaaAGAGAAGAGGAA GAAATGGAAGATAGTAATATAAGAGATTTAGTAATTGAAAGCGAAGGCAAAAGAGGAATTACATATCAGATAGCAAAGAATAAAGGTTTAACACCGCATCGTAAAAAAGAACAACGCAATCCTAGAGTAAAACACAGAAATAAGTATCGTAAAGCGAAAATTCGACGAAAGGGAGCT GTGAGAGAAGTGAGGAAAGAAATAATTCGATACGCGGGAGAAATATCGGGTATTAAAGCTAGCGTAAAGAAAAGTATTAAGCTAAAATAA
- the Sas10 gene encoding UTP3 small subunit processome component Sas10 isoform X1, which yields MKNKKRTKTFQANKEVDNLEDVDMNVVTDSEEEYSENERKLLEKVRNRRSSESYDSDYEVYGLQNDDEDQGVTENEDEAESMASDIEGLQEDYDLPNEKAWGKKKKAYYSTDYVDPDYATASQKDLADAEMEEEEARNIQKRLAEQLDDADFGLDFIQSTKPNEKEIPDDTEQFIKTDLSKLSKRQKQAIMEKESPEFMALVKDFKDRLTEAKDVLGPFLELAKVNSFPSCLAVSFVKTKYDVLLNYCINISFYLMLKAKRLPVSSHPVIKRLAQYSQLIIQLESGQGNLIEEIKEILKARKQGKPLYNILDGSEVRTDKKKVTNHFKEKLDHIKKSVKAKVTSQQLPKSKYETGKKHFADEEENSEDISVKEMNDLESHTSIEEEEVEDTIEREEEVEDTIEREEEEMEDSNIRDLVIESEGKRGITYQIAKNKGLTPHRKKEQRNPRVKHRNKYRKAKIRRKGAVREVRKEIIRYAGEISGIKASVKKSIKLK from the exons atgaagaataaaaaaag gaCAAAAACATTCCAAGCGAACAAAGAAGTAGATAATTTAGAGGATGTAGATATGAACGTAGTCACAGATTCTGAAGAAGAATATTCAGAAAATGAGCGAAAATTACTTGAGAAAGTACGAAATAGACGTTCTTCCGAAAGCTATGATAGTGATTACGAAGTTTACGGGTTACAAAATGACGACGAAGATCAAGGTGTTACAGAGAACGAAGACGAAGCAGAGTCTATGGCATCAGATATCGAAGGATTACAAGAAGATTATGATTTACCAAATGAAAAAGCTTggggtaaaaagaaaaaagcttATTATTCTACAGATTATGTAGATCCTGACTATGCTACGGCTAGTCAAAAGGATTTAGCTGACGCAGAAATGGAAGAAGAGGAAGCTAGAAACATTCAAAAAAGATTGGCAGAACAATTAGACGATGCTGATTTTGGTTTAGATTTTATACAATCAACGAAACCCAATGAAAAAGAAATCCCGGATGATACAGAACAATTTATAAAAACTGATCTGAGTAAACTTAGTAAAAGACAAAAACAAGCAATAATGGAAAAAGAAAGTCCTGAATTTATGGCGCTTGTAAAGGACTTTAAAG ATCGCCTGACAGAGGCAAAAGATGTATTAGGACCATTTCTGGAATTGGCTAAAGTCAACTCATTTCCCAGTTGTCTGGCTGTATCTTTTGTAAAAACAAAGTATGATGTTTTATTGAATTACTGTATCAATATATCGTTTTATTTAATGCTGAAAGCAAAACGATTACCTGTAAGTTCTCATCCTGTTATAAAACGTTTGGCACAATATAGCCAATTGATTATTCAGTTAGAGTCGGGACAAGGAAATCTAATAGAAGAGatcaaagaaatattaaaagctAGGAAACAAGGGAAaccattatataatatattggaTGGTTCTGAAGTAAGAACTGACAAAAAGAAAGTGACGAATCATTTCAAAGAAAAACTTGATCATataaaaaaatctgtaaaagcAAAAGTTACTAGTCAACAGTTACCAAAATCCAAGTACGAAACGGGAAAAAAACATTTTGCAGATGAAGAAGAGAATTCTGAAGATATATCCGTAAAGGAAATGAACGATTTAGAAAGTCATACAAGTATAGAGGAAGAGGAAgtagaagatactatagaaAGAGAAGAGGAAgtagaagatactatagaaAGAGAAGAGGAGGAAATGGAAGATAGTAATATAAGAGATTTAGTAATTGAAAGCGAAGGCAAAAGAGGAATTACATATCAGATAGCAAAGAATAAAGGTTTAACACCGCATCGTAAAAAAGAACAACGCAATCCTAGAGTAAAACACAGAAATAAGTATCGTAAAGCGAAAATTCGACGAAAGGGAGCT GTGAGAGAAGTGAGGAAAGAAATAATTCGATACGCGGGAGAAATATCGGGTATTAAAGCTAGCGTAAAGAAAAGTATTAAGCTAAAATAA
- the Atac3 gene encoding ada2a-containing complex component 3, with product MQAESICTNDIEGLDTDTLIPVEILDVSHRVRSQDAISIVELGKQLLFSAKYGDTDTVRDLMCRGAPFTTDWLGTSALHFAAQNNHTDTAEVLLRAGISRDARTKVDRTPLHMAAYEGHHQMAQLLLNYGADVDSRDMLKMTPLHWAVEREHIEVMHVLLEHGADANATSKFDKTPISLALEHDRLDLVDILQQEREIVGVRAHQQNQANTAELEVATHNLIQLESERDEEQQKFELLQQESQPRRKITHVGKKQRMLFQQIHVGPNTDDDQDKEIEDADEMTNANNPNNIRKRKDVPAVGGLNKQFRLLEAHGITMIPVDNNSSIVENAMESGRTVVLTEAGKLALNLTRNSSIGVKRLQVAGKKGTSRKVIAIRADQILNHTTPTLTSRGPNILKRSSVDNKAGKIFISSISNTTPVSTLTQAKNIISSPENKIVGAPTKITEPIILQLDDDIEEIIEDDNTDTNEPVMDIALLNRQLAEARRQAAEYRKRLQKKEEEAEIYKQQLKNITAQRAAK from the exons ATGCAAGCTGAAAGTATTTGCACTAATGATATTGAGGGTCTGGATACGGATACCCTTATTCCT GTCGAAATCCTCGATGTATCTCATCGTGTGAGATCTCAAGATGCCATATCAATAGTAGAACTGGGAAAGCAACTGCTTTTTAGCGCAAAGTATGGAGACACCGATACGGTTCGTGACCTTATGTGTAGAGGGGCACCCTTCACTACAGACTGG CTGGGTACCAGCGCGTTGCACTTTGCTGCGCAGAATAATCATACAGACACAGCAGAAGTTTTGCTAAGAGCAGGAATTTCAAGGGATGCGAGAACAAAAGTAGACAGAACACCTTTGCATATGGCAGCATACGAAGGTCATCACCAGATGGCACAATTGCTTCTTAATTATGGCGCGGATGTTGATAGTAGAGATATg TTGAAAATGACTCCTTTGCATTGGGCAGTCGAGAGGGAACACATAGAAGTAATGCACGTTTTATTAGAACATGGAGCAGATGCGAACGCCACTAGCAAATTTGATAAAACTCCTATTAGTCTTGCGTTGGAACACGACAGATTAGATTTGGTAGATATACTGCAACAAGAAAGAGAGATTGTTGGCGTTAGAGCTCACCAACAAAATCAAGCAAATACGGCGGAACTGGAAGTAGCAACCCATAATTTAATACAATTAGAATCGGAAAGAGACGAAGAACAACAGAAATTTGAACTATTACAACAAGAGTCTCAGCCTAGGAGAAAGATTACTCATG TCGGGAAGAAACAGCGCATGCTTTTTCAACAAATTCACGTTGGACCAAACACTGATGATGACCAAGATAAAGAAATTGAAGATGCGGATGAAATGACTAATGCGAATAATCCAAACAATATTAGGAAACGTAAAGATGTTCCAGCTGTCGGGGGCCTGAACAAACAATTTAGGCTACTAGAAGCTCATGGAATCACAATGATACCTGTGGATAACAATTCTTCTATCGTGGAAAATGCAATGGAAAGTGGAAGAACGGTCGTTTTGACTG AAGCTGGAAAACTCGCTCTGAATCTAACAAGAAACTCTTCGATAGGAGTGAAACGGCTTCAAGTAGCTGGAAAAAAAGGAACTTCGAGAAAAGTGATAGCAATCAGAGCAGATCAAATATTGAATCACACTACACCTACTCTTACCTCTAGAGGACCGAATATATTGAAGAGGTCTTCTGTAGACAATAAGGCtggaaaaatattcatttcatCGATTTCTAACACTACACCCGTATCGACGCTTACACAGGCGAAAAATATCATATCATCGCCAGAG AACAAAATTGTTGGCGCTCCAACAAAGATCACAGAGCCAATAATTTTACAATTGGACGACGACATCGAGGAAATTATCGAAGATGATAATACAGATACAAACGAACCGGTAATGGATATTGCCCTTTTAAATAGGCAATTAGCCGAAGCACGAAGACAAGCAGCCGAATATCGTAAACGGCTTCaaaaaaaagaggaagaggCAGAAATTTATAAGCAACAACTAAAAAACATTACTGCGCAAAGGGCAGCCAAGTGA